A stretch of Lysobacter sp. K5869 DNA encodes these proteins:
- a CDS encoding DoxX family protein: protein MNTERWSDLGKLILRLTLGVLILLHGIAKLRGGTEGIVGMVESHGLPGFLGYGVLLGEVLGPALLIFGWHARIGAVLIAGNMLVAIALVHLGQLGQLNEQGGWMIELQAMFLATAAAVVLLGPGKYSLNGK, encoded by the coding sequence ATGAACACCGAGCGCTGGTCCGACCTGGGCAAACTGATCCTGCGCCTGACCCTGGGCGTGCTGATCCTGCTGCACGGCATCGCCAAACTGCGCGGCGGCACCGAGGGCATCGTCGGCATGGTCGAATCGCACGGCCTGCCCGGCTTTCTCGGCTACGGCGTGCTGCTCGGCGAAGTGCTCGGCCCCGCCCTGCTGATCTTCGGCTGGCACGCGCGCATCGGCGCGGTGCTGATCGCCGGCAACATGCTGGTGGCGATCGCGCTGGTCCACCTGGGGCAGCTGGGCCAGCTCAACGAACAAGGCGGCTGGATGATCGAGTTGCAGGCGATGTTCCTGGCCACGGCCGCGGCGGTGGTGCTGCTGGGACCGGGGAAGTATTCGCTCAACGGTAAATGA
- the dbpA gene encoding ATP-dependent RNA helicase DbpA, translating to MDSNTPAAPAAPAAGAGFDTLSLSPALLQGVAALGYTAMTPVQARALPAILDGRDVLAQAPTGSGKTAAFGLGLLHRLDPSAIRTQALVLCPTRELADQVGQQLRKLAFAIGNLKVSVLCGGMPVGPQLASLEHAPHVAVGTPGRLQELLRHGALKLDGLRTLVFDEADRMFDMGFEEAVREIVRKTPKTRQGLLFSATFPEAIRELGRNALRDPVEVTVEGEASAPRIEQYFYEAEAARKTPLLGALLLEYRPESCVVFCNMRKDTEEVVGSLEHYGFTALALHGEMEQRDRDEVLVRFANRSCNVLVASDVAARGLDVEDLGAVVNYDLPTDPDVYVHRIGRTGRAGRGGVALSLCGPRETARAEQIAQRMGAPLQWRSTQPLGGKARNAPAAPMATLRIDAGKTDKLRPGDILGALTGEAGLKAESVGKINVFATRSYVAVARGQAAAALARLREGKIKGRKFRVNRL from the coding sequence ATGGATTCCAACACCCCCGCGGCCCCGGCCGCTCCGGCCGCTGGCGCCGGTTTCGACACCCTTTCCCTCAGCCCGGCCCTGCTCCAGGGCGTGGCCGCGCTCGGCTACACCGCCATGACCCCGGTTCAGGCGCGCGCGTTGCCGGCCATCCTCGACGGCCGCGATGTGCTCGCCCAGGCGCCGACCGGCAGCGGCAAGACCGCGGCGTTCGGCCTGGGCCTGCTGCATCGTCTCGATCCGTCGGCGATCCGCACCCAGGCGCTGGTGCTGTGCCCGACCCGCGAGCTGGCCGATCAGGTCGGCCAGCAATTGCGCAAGCTCGCCTTCGCCATCGGCAACCTCAAGGTTTCGGTGCTGTGCGGCGGCATGCCGGTGGGGCCGCAGTTGGCCTCGCTGGAACACGCACCGCACGTCGCCGTCGGCACGCCCGGGCGCCTGCAGGAACTGCTGCGCCACGGCGCGCTCAAGCTCGACGGCTTGCGCACGCTGGTGTTCGACGAGGCCGACCGCATGTTCGACATGGGCTTCGAAGAGGCCGTGCGCGAGATCGTGCGCAAGACGCCCAAGACCCGTCAGGGCTTGCTGTTTTCGGCGACGTTCCCCGAGGCGATCCGCGAGCTGGGCCGCAACGCGCTGCGCGATCCGGTCGAGGTGACGGTCGAAGGCGAAGCCTCGGCGCCGCGCATCGAACAGTACTTCTACGAAGCCGAAGCCGCGCGCAAGACGCCGCTGCTCGGCGCGCTGCTGCTGGAATACCGCCCCGAGTCGTGCGTGGTGTTCTGCAACATGCGCAAGGACACCGAGGAAGTGGTCGGTTCGCTCGAACACTACGGCTTCACCGCGCTGGCGCTGCACGGCGAGATGGAGCAGCGCGACCGCGACGAAGTGCTGGTGCGCTTCGCCAACCGCAGCTGCAACGTGCTGGTCGCCAGCGACGTGGCGGCGCGCGGCTTGGACGTGGAAGACCTCGGCGCGGTGGTGAACTACGACCTGCCGACCGATCCCGACGTGTACGTGCACCGCATCGGCCGTACCGGCCGCGCCGGCCGCGGCGGCGTCGCGCTGAGCCTGTGCGGCCCGCGCGAGACCGCGCGCGCCGAGCAGATCGCGCAGCGCATGGGCGCGCCTCTGCAATGGCGCAGCACCCAGCCGCTCGGCGGCAAGGCCCGCAACGCGCCGGCCGCGCCGATGGCGACCTTGCGCATCGATGCCGGCAAGACCGACAAGCTGCGTCCCGGCGACATCCTCGGCGCGTTGACCGGCGAGGCCGGGCTCAAGGCCGAATCGGTGGGAAAGATCAACGTGTTCGCCACCCGCTCGTACGTGGCCGTCGCGCGCGGGCAAGCCGCCGCGGCGCTGGCGCGGTTGCGCGAGGGGAAGATCAAGGGGCGGAAGTTCCGGGTCAACCGGTTGTAA
- a CDS encoding GreA/GreB family elongation factor, protein MSRAFVKEGDGESDPGALPELPISEHPNYVTPRGMMLLRARLNEAGRELQALDRAVEREAVGARLERAHVQREMRWLQARILGAITIAPERQPPDRVAFGARVEVTDDDGGEHRYRIVGEDEADPERGLISWVSPLARALHGARVGDSVLWKRPAGDINVEVLAIEYG, encoded by the coding sequence ATGAGCCGCGCCTTCGTCAAGGAAGGCGACGGCGAATCCGATCCCGGCGCATTGCCGGAATTGCCGATCAGCGAGCACCCCAACTACGTCACGCCGCGCGGCATGATGCTGTTGCGCGCGCGCTTGAACGAGGCCGGACGCGAATTGCAGGCCTTGGATCGCGCGGTCGAGCGCGAAGCGGTCGGCGCGCGCCTGGAGCGCGCGCACGTGCAGCGCGAGATGCGTTGGCTGCAGGCGCGCATCCTCGGCGCGATCACCATCGCCCCCGAACGCCAGCCGCCCGACCGGGTCGCGTTCGGCGCGCGCGTGGAGGTGACCGACGACGACGGCGGCGAACACCGCTACCGCATCGTCGGCGAGGACGAGGCCGATCCCGAGCGCGGCCTGATCAGCTGGGTCTCGCCGCTGGCGCGCGCGCTGCACGGCGCGCGCGTGGGCGACAGCGTGCTGTGGAAGCGGCCGGCCGGCGACATCAACGTGGAAGTACTGGCGATCGAATACGGCTGA
- a CDS encoding metalloregulator ArsR/SmtB family transcription factor has translation MSQDKIFEALASSPRRQILAFLSERELSAGDIAARFEMSAPAVSRHLSVLVNAGLISSERRGQFVVYKLVPDHLVNTLTQFAFEICPVGGPLKRESRRAARKGAGKAGA, from the coding sequence ATGTCGCAGGACAAGATCTTCGAAGCTCTGGCCTCGTCGCCGCGGCGGCAGATCCTGGCGTTTTTGTCCGAGCGCGAACTCAGCGCGGGGGACATCGCCGCGCGGTTCGAGATGAGTGCGCCGGCGGTGTCGCGGCATTTGTCGGTGTTGGTCAACGCCGGCTTGATCAGCAGCGAGCGGCGCGGGCAGTTCGTGGTCTACAAGCTGGTGCCGGATCATCTGGTCAACACGCTGACCCAGTTCGCGTTCGAGATTTGCCCGGTCGGCGGCCCGCTCAAGCGCGAGAGCCGGCGCGCGGCGCGCAAGGGCGCGGGCAAGGCCGGCGCTTGA
- a CDS encoding zinc-dependent alcohol dehydrogenase family protein → MKRAQYERRGPVPQDVIEAVEFQTPPLAAGQVLIEVLAAPINPSDVLTLTGDYGLLPPLPAVGGNEGVGRVVELGPEVTQVKVGQTVLLPIQGGSWATHMVGTAKHLVALPDGADPQQLAMITINPPTALLMLSDIVALEPGDWVIQNAANSAVGTYLIQLAKARGLRTINVVRRESAVEAVRAAGADVVLIDGDDLGKQAREAAQKAPIKLGIDAVGGLATQHIAQSLGEGGVVVNYGAMSGEACQISPASFVFRDVSLRGFWLSRWFQQATPARRAEVFGEIARRVAAGELHARVQATYPLERIKDAVAAAAAGEREGKILVLPNG, encoded by the coding sequence ATGAAGCGAGCCCAGTACGAACGGCGCGGCCCGGTGCCGCAGGATGTGATCGAGGCGGTCGAGTTCCAGACCCCGCCACTGGCCGCGGGGCAGGTCCTGATCGAAGTGCTGGCCGCGCCGATCAATCCTTCCGACGTGCTGACCCTGACCGGCGACTACGGCCTGCTGCCGCCGCTGCCGGCGGTGGGCGGCAACGAGGGCGTGGGCCGCGTGGTCGAGCTCGGGCCGGAGGTGACGCAGGTGAAGGTCGGCCAGACCGTGTTGTTGCCGATCCAGGGCGGCAGTTGGGCCACGCACATGGTCGGCACCGCCAAGCATCTGGTCGCGCTGCCCGACGGCGCCGATCCCCAGCAACTGGCGATGATCACGATCAATCCGCCGACCGCGCTGCTGATGCTCAGCGACATCGTCGCGCTGGAGCCGGGCGACTGGGTGATCCAGAACGCGGCCAATTCGGCCGTGGGCACGTATCTGATCCAACTGGCCAAGGCGCGCGGGCTGCGCACGATCAATGTGGTGCGGCGCGAATCGGCGGTGGAGGCGGTGCGCGCGGCCGGCGCCGACGTGGTCTTGATCGACGGCGACGACTTGGGCAAGCAGGCGCGCGAGGCGGCGCAGAAGGCGCCGATCAAGCTCGGCATCGACGCGGTCGGCGGCTTGGCGACCCAGCACATCGCGCAGTCGCTGGGCGAGGGCGGGGTGGTGGTGAACTACGGCGCGATGAGCGGCGAGGCCTGCCAGATTTCGCCGGCCTCGTTCGTGTTCCGCGACGTGTCGCTGCGCGGGTTCTGGCTGTCGCGCTGGTTCCAGCAGGCGACGCCGGCGCGGCGCGCGGAAGTGTTCGGCGAGATCGCGCGGCGGGTCGCCGCGGGCGAGTTGCACGCGCGGGTGCAGGCGACGTATCCGTTGGAACGGATCAAGGACGCGGTCGCGGCGGCTGCGGCGGGCGAGCGCGAGGGCAAGATTTTGGTGCTGCCGAACGGGTGA
- a CDS encoding RNA-binding S4 domain-containing protein, protein MQPIQFELDAAHDFVELNQLLKLTGLAHSGGTGKAIVASGAVRVDGQVELRKTCKIRAGQVVECENVRIEVVAG, encoded by the coding sequence ATGCAACCGATCCAATTCGAACTCGACGCCGCCCACGACTTCGTCGAACTCAACCAACTGCTCAAGCTCACCGGTTTGGCCCACAGCGGCGGCACCGGCAAGGCCATCGTCGCCAGCGGCGCGGTGCGGGTGGATGGACAGGTCGAACTGCGCAAGACCTGCAAGATCCGCGCGGGGCAGGTGGTGGAGTGCGAGAACGTGCGGATCGAGGTGGTGGCGGGCTGA
- a CDS encoding GIY-YIG nuclease family protein — translation MPWYVYLIECTDGSLYTGIAVDVERRYAQHAAGKGARYTRAHPPARLLARFEHPDRGAALRAEYAIKQLTPAAKRALCAQAQAAG, via the coding sequence ATGCCCTGGTACGTCTACCTCATCGAATGCACCGACGGCAGCCTCTACACCGGGATCGCCGTCGACGTGGAGCGCCGCTACGCCCAGCACGCCGCCGGCAAGGGCGCGCGCTACACCCGCGCGCATCCGCCGGCGCGGCTGTTGGCGCGGTTCGAGCATCCCGACCGCGGCGCCGCGCTGCGCGCCGAATACGCGATCAAACAGCTCACGCCCGCGGCCAAGCGCGCGTTGTGCGCGCAGGCGCAGGCCGCCGGCTGA
- a CDS encoding glycoside hydrolase family 64 protein — MVTRRTFLGAGAAALAVPLLPRRAFAATPARFNLALLNASGQNTAYAYVTGFDNGRPLFVRADGSAYYPPSPSAPVTPLGADCAIPLGANGSTARVSVPRMYGARIYLVTGSKLDFYVNPGPAVVHPSFLNASDTNFNKNWSFAEFTFNEYELFANISYVDFVAAPLGLSLRSLSGRSETIPGLPAGALDPICYALQQQATQEGSAWNSLIQRGPDGRNLRAMSAHYQAARFQNYLAGYIDACWNKYRGTTLTVDTQSGFGVLTARVGGDNLLRFNNGEAFAKPSTADVLSCDSGPFSLGGASEARKAIIPRLAAALNRTTLLDNPNQPNGEVASRFYRNAQTNHYARLVHERLPDNRGYAFPYDDVTPSGGPDFSGAARSGDPDTLTVTLRALR; from the coding sequence ATGGTCACCCGCCGCACCTTCCTCGGCGCCGGCGCCGCCGCGCTCGCCGTCCCGCTGCTGCCGCGCCGCGCCTTCGCCGCCACCCCGGCGCGCTTCAACCTCGCCCTGCTCAACGCCTCCGGGCAGAACACGGCCTATGCCTACGTCACCGGGTTCGACAACGGCCGCCCGCTGTTCGTGCGCGCCGACGGCAGCGCCTATTACCCGCCCTCGCCGTCGGCGCCGGTCACGCCGCTGGGCGCGGACTGCGCGATTCCGCTCGGCGCCAACGGCAGCACCGCGCGCGTGTCGGTGCCGCGCATGTACGGCGCGCGGATCTACCTCGTCACCGGCAGCAAGCTGGATTTCTACGTCAACCCCGGCCCGGCGGTGGTGCATCCGAGCTTCCTCAACGCCAGCGACACCAACTTCAACAAGAACTGGTCGTTCGCCGAGTTCACCTTCAACGAGTACGAACTGTTCGCCAACATCAGCTACGTCGATTTCGTCGCCGCGCCGCTGGGGCTGTCGCTACGTTCGTTGTCGGGCCGCAGCGAGACGATTCCGGGCTTGCCGGCCGGCGCGCTGGATCCGATCTGCTATGCCCTGCAGCAACAGGCCACGCAAGAGGGCTCGGCCTGGAACTCGCTGATCCAGCGCGGCCCGGACGGCCGCAACCTGCGCGCGATGAGCGCGCACTATCAGGCCGCGCGCTTCCAGAACTATCTGGCCGGCTACATCGACGCGTGCTGGAACAAATACCGCGGCACCACGCTCACCGTGGACACCCAATCGGGCTTCGGCGTGCTGACCGCGCGCGTGGGCGGCGACAACCTGCTGCGCTTCAACAACGGCGAAGCCTTCGCCAAGCCCAGCACCGCCGACGTGCTCAGCTGCGACAGCGGCCCCTTCAGCCTCGGCGGCGCCAGCGAAGCGCGCAAGGCGATCATCCCGCGCCTGGCCGCGGCCTTGAACCGCACCACCCTGCTCGACAACCCGAACCAGCCCAACGGCGAAGTCGCCAGCCGTTTCTACCGCAACGCCCAGACCAACCACTACGCGCGGCTGGTGCACGAGCGTCTGCCGGACAACCGCGGCTACGCCTTCCCCTACGACGACGTCACCCCGAGCGGCGGCCCGGATTTCAGCGGCGCGGCGCGGTCGGGGGATCCGGATACGTTGACGGTGACGCTGCGGGCGTTGCGCTGA
- a CDS encoding MAPEG family protein, with the protein MSTELQMLAWSVALGIVHLLVAAGFMTAQRGVRWNAGARDGAPQPLTGVAARLERAWRNYLETFPMFAALALAVVVAGRGNDHTALAAQSYFWARLIYVPVYAAGIPYLRSAVWAVALWGILQLLWALL; encoded by the coding sequence ATGAGCACCGAACTGCAAATGCTGGCTTGGTCGGTCGCGCTGGGCATCGTCCATCTGCTGGTCGCGGCCGGCTTCATGACCGCGCAGCGCGGCGTGCGCTGGAACGCCGGCGCGCGCGACGGCGCGCCGCAACCGCTGACCGGCGTGGCCGCGCGGCTGGAGCGCGCTTGGCGCAATTATCTGGAAACCTTTCCGATGTTCGCCGCGCTCGCGTTGGCGGTGGTCGTCGCCGGCCGCGGCAACGACCACACCGCCTTGGCCGCGCAGTCGTATTTCTGGGCGCGGCTGATCTACGTGCCGGTGTACGCGGCCGGCATCCCCTACCTGCGTTCGGCGGTGTGGGCAGTGGCGCTGTGGGGCATCCTGCAGTTGCTGTGGGCGCTGCTGTGA
- a CDS encoding acyl-CoA desaturase has translation MKARFVEAMPASLRAHRVRSRAALADSVRAVSAGRVVWEPIRSLWFCAMAAGAVVGGALTFSWGAFALFAFSTAAVLLLGHSLGMHRKLIHDSYACPKWLEYLLVYCGVQVGLAGPIALVHTHDLRDYAQRLPHCHDYLAHRRGFLQDAWWQLHCELRLDAPPRIELEPRIAEDRVYRFLQRTWMWQQLPWALAFYAVGGWGWVFWGVCARVTAGVFGHWLIGYFAHNHGGLHHEVRGAAVQGRNVRFASLLTMGECWHNNHHAFPGSARLGLYPGEWDPGWWMLRALERIGWVSGLRLPEDLPPRAELHCLGAEPPTRADDACCSFRELMNR, from the coding sequence ATGAAAGCTCGGTTCGTGGAAGCGATGCCCGCCAGCCTGCGCGCCCATCGCGTGCGTTCGCGCGCGGCGCTGGCCGATTCGGTCCGCGCCGTCAGCGCCGGCCGCGTCGTATGGGAACCGATACGCTCGCTGTGGTTCTGCGCGATGGCCGCCGGCGCCGTCGTCGGCGGCGCGCTCACCTTCAGCTGGGGCGCGTTCGCCTTGTTCGCCTTCAGCACCGCCGCCGTGCTGCTGCTCGGCCATTCGCTGGGCATGCACCGCAAGCTGATCCACGACAGCTACGCCTGCCCGAAATGGCTGGAGTACCTGCTGGTCTACTGCGGCGTGCAGGTCGGATTGGCCGGGCCGATCGCGCTGGTGCACACCCACGACCTGCGCGACTACGCGCAACGCCTGCCGCATTGCCACGATTACCTCGCCCACCGCCGCGGTTTCCTGCAAGACGCGTGGTGGCAACTGCATTGCGAACTGCGCCTGGACGCGCCGCCGCGGATCGAACTGGAACCGCGCATCGCCGAAGACCGCGTCTACCGTTTCCTGCAACGCACCTGGATGTGGCAGCAACTGCCGTGGGCGCTGGCGTTCTACGCCGTCGGCGGCTGGGGCTGGGTGTTCTGGGGCGTGTGCGCGCGGGTGACCGCAGGCGTGTTCGGCCACTGGCTGATCGGCTACTTCGCCCACAACCACGGCGGCCTGCATCACGAAGTGCGCGGCGCCGCGGTGCAAGGCCGCAACGTGCGCTTCGCATCGCTGCTGACGATGGGCGAATGCTGGCACAACAACCACCATGCGTTTCCGGGCTCGGCGCGGCTGGGCTTGTATCCCGGCGAATGGGATCCGGGCTGGTGGATGTTGCGCGCGCTCGAACGCATCGGCTGGGTGAGCGGCTTGCGCCTGCCCGAAGACTTGCCGCCGCGCGCCGAACTGCACTGCCTCGGCGCCGAACCGCCGACCCGCGCCGACGACGCCTGCTGCTCCTTCCGAGAGCTGATGAACCGATGA